In Methanobrevibacter wolinii SH, the genomic stretch TTATGTTGTTATTTGATTAGTTATGGTTGGTATGTTAGGATATAATTATGTTGTTATTTGATTAGTTATGGTTGGTATGTTAGGATATAATTATGATGTTATTTGATTTATCATGGTTGATATATTATAATTATTAAGATTAATTATAAATTTATTATGATAATTAATATTATTTGATTTAGTTAAGATTATATGATATGTGATAGTATGAAAGTTTCAATTATTACTCCTAATTATAATGGAGTTAAATTTCTTAAAGACTTTTTTAATTCATTATTAATTGAAGAAGATTATATTAAAGAAGTAATCATCATTGATAATGCATCAAATGATGGAAGTATAGAATATATTAATAATTTATCTTCTAATTATCCAATTGATATTAAATTAATAAAAAACACTAGAAATTTAGGTTTTGCAAGTGCTGTTAATCAAGGAATCAAAGTAGCTAAATCTGAATATTTATATTTATTAAATAATGATGTAGAAATTACTAAGGATACAATTAAAAATCTATTAGTAAAAATCAATTTATCAAATAATATTTTTTCAGTATCATCTAAGATGATTCAGTTTAATAATAGAAATCTTATTGATGATGCAGGTGATGAATATACAATACTTGCTTATACAAAAAAATCTGGAAATAATCAAGATATAAATAATTATACAGAAACTAGAGAAATATTTTCAAGTTGTGCTGGTGCAGCATTATATAAAAAATCTATTATTGAAGAAATAGAATATTTTGATGATAATTTCTTTGCATATATGGAAGATGTAGATTTAGCATATAGAGCTAAAATCAATGGATATAAAAATTATTTTTCTCCAGATTCAATAGTATATCATATTGGAAGTGGTACTACTGGAAGTCAATATAATGAATTTAAAGTTAAGATTGCTGCAAGGAATAATATATGGTTAATATATAAGAATTTTCCTATTCCACAGAAGATTGTTAATTTTATATTCTTACTTATTGGATTTACTGTAAAATATTTATATTTTAAAAAGAAAGGTTTTGGTGAAATTTATCTTTCTGGAATTAAAGAGGGTTTAAATTCAAGAAATAATTTAGAAAAAACAAAATTTAAAAGTAAAAATTGGAAAAATTATTTTAAAATAGAATGGGAATTATTAAAAAATACTTTTTTACTTATTAGAAAATAGATTTTAAACTAGATAAATATCTATGATAATAAAAATATTATATTACTAGAAATAAATTTTATCATTATATTTTAAAAGTTATTTCTAATATTCTTATTAGGGGTTTTACTATGGATTTATCAATTATAATTGTTAATTATAAAACATTTGAGATTACAAAAAATGCAATTAACTCAGTTTTGGATTCTAATATTAATTACAATTATGATATTTATTTAGTAGATAATGCATCAAATGATGGAAGTATTGAAAGACTTAAATCATATTATTCTAATGAAGATAGAATTAAATTTATTGTATCTGATATTAATGGAGGATTTGCATATGCAAATAATCTTGCACTTAGTAAAACCAATAGTGATTATGTACTACTTTTAAATTCAGATACTTTAATTAAAAAAGATACTCTTCAATTATCTATGGATTATATAAAATCTCATAATGATGTAGGTGCATTAGGTGTTAAAGTTTTACTTAATGACAATACTTTAGATAAAGCATGTAGACGTAGTTTTCCAAATCCTACTAATTCTTTCTTTAGACTTTTTCATATTCCAGTTAAAAATGATGATTTAAATAATTATAATTTAGATAATTTAGATGATAATGGAATTTATGATATTGATTGTTTAACTGGAGCATTTATGTTAATAAATTTTAAAGTCTTAAATAAAATTGGTTTTCTTGATGAAAGTTTTTTTATGTATGGTGAAGATATTGATCTTTGTTATAGGATTAAAGAAGCAGGATATAAAATAATTTATTATGGTAAAACAAGCATTACTCATTTTAAAGGTTCTAGTAGTAAAAAACAAAAATCAAAATTAGTATATGAGTTTTATAGAGCGATGTATATATTTTATAGTAAGCATTATACTAAAAAATATAATCATTTATTAAATATTCTAGTTTATATTGGTATAGCTATTTTATGTTTTTTAAAATTAATTATTAACTTTTTTAAAAGATAATTAAGTTTATTTTCTTATTTTTTTAAATCTGTTGAAATATTATTTTTTATAAAAATTTAAACTTATTTAATATTTGAATCAATTAAGAAAGTTTATTTTTAAAAATTTTAAGAATTTCAACAAAGATATTTTTTTATTAAATTTATTTCATTTTCATGAAGTAAATTATTATAATTTTTAAATTTTAAAAAATTTTAAACAATTTCAAAAAATTAATTAAATATTAATATTTTAATTTATATAATTATATATAATATAAAATAATTCATTAGTTTTATAAAACTTAAATAGTGATAAAATGATTAAACAAAATCAAAGATTATTAAATGGTGTATTAGTATTAGCTGATGTTTTTGTGATTGTTTTTTCATTATTTTGTGCAGCTTTTATAAGATTTAAAACTACTATTTTCGGACCTATTGGTGGTCATTTAGGATATGAATCTTATGCTTTATTTTTATTAGTAGCTATTTTACCAGTTTATTTGATTTTATATTTTTCATTTGGTTTATATAAACCATTTAGGACTCATAGAAGTATTTTTTCAGAGGCTAATGAAATTATAAAAGTTAATATTCTCGCATTTTTTGTTCTTATTACAATATTATTTATTATAAATCAACCAAATTTTTCAAGAATATTAATGTTTTTACTTGTAGTATTTGCAACAATATTTGGTGTTTTTGAAAGATCATTTGTTAGATTGTTCTTACAACATATTCGTGAAAATGATAAAAATCTTAAACATATTCTTATTGTAGGAGATAATGAATTAGCATATAATTTTGAGAAAAAAATTAAAGAAAATAAATATTTAGGTTATAAAATCTCTGGATTTTTAGGAAGAGCTGAAAATGTTGGTAAAGATATTGATGGTATTCCTATAATAGGTTCATTTTCTGATTTAGATAAAATCCTTGATAATCATAATTATGATAGAGTTATTCTTGCTATTCCTTTAAAGTATTATAAACATATTAATGAATTAGTAAATAGTTGTGAAAAATCAGGAATTAAAGCAGAAATTATTCCAGCATATACTGATTATTTCCCTGCTAAACCATCTGTAGACATGATTGAGGATATTCCAATTATTAATATTAGATATGTTCCTTTAGATGATGCATTTAATAAAACAATTAAAAAAATTTCTGATATTATTGTAGCAGTTATTGCAATTATTATTACTTCTCCAATAATGTTAGCTACAGCTATTGCAATTAAATTAACTTCTCCAGGACCAATTATATTTAAACAAACAAGAATTGGTTATCAACAAGAACCTTTTACTATGTATAAGTTTAGAAGTATGAAGGTTCAGAATAAGGATGAAGAGAAATCTGAGTGGACAACACCTGATGATCCACGTAAAACAAAAGTGGGAGATTTCATTAGAAGAACAAGTATTGATGAGTTACCACAATTTTTTAATGTTTTAAAAGGAGATATGAGTGTTGTAGGTCCTAGACCTGAAAGACCATATTTTGTAGATCAATTTAAAGAAGAGATTCCTAAATATATGGTTAAACATCAAGTACGTCCTGGTTTAACTGGATGGGCTCAAATCCATGGTTGTAGAGGTAATACTTCTATTAAAAAACGTATAAAGTATGATATTGAATATGTAGAAAATTGGCATTTAGGTTTAGACTTAGCAATAATGATTAAAACAGTCTTAAAAAGTAATTCTAATGCTTATTAATTTTCATTATTCTTATAAAAACTTATTATTTAGAGTTACTTGTAAACTATTATTTTTAAATTTTAAATTCAAAGGTTTTAAAGAACTTATAAATCATATTGTTTTAATACTTTTTTTTAATTTTATAAAAATATTTAATTTGAAAAATTATTTAATTTTCTATAAACTTTTTAATACCTTTAAAATTATTTATTTAGAGGTTTAATTTAAAATATATATACTAAAATTTTTTATTTAAGTTTTAAATTACTAATTAGTATCTTATAATACTTTTAGATTAATATTTTTTAATTATTTAATTCTATTAAAATAGGTATATATAAATATAGTTTATATTATAATCTATGAATTACATAATTATAATTATAATAAATTATTTTCATATTTTTGTATATTTATAATATTTTTTTATTGTAGGATTTTTAAAAATATTAGTTTTCATATGCTCTCGGGCTTGTCCTTTATATATGAAAATTGAAAGTATTATATAATTTATGTGAGGGTCTGGTATGGACGAAGAAATTCAAAAAGAATATGAAAAAATAAAAGATAAGATATCTGAAGAAGATTTTCTTAAGCTTTTAGAAGAAAAAAAGGAGTCTTATGGTGATGTAGATTTTATGGATGATATAGACATTGCACGTTTGATTACTGGTGAATATATCACTGAATCTGTTGAGTCTAAAACTGATGGTGTTATTAATAAACTTGAAGATTTAGAAGCAGGTCAAGATCATATTAGTGTAATTGGTAAAGTAATGTCTATATCAAACCAGAAATCATTTAAAACAAGAAAAGGAAATGCTGGAAAACTTTGTAATATTAGTATTGCTGATGATACAGCAAAAATAAGAGTTACATTTTGGACAAATAATATTCCTTTATTAAACAATTTTAATGAAGGAGATGTTATTCAAATTAATAATGTACAAGTTAAAGAAGGATTTAACAAAAATATTGAAATTCAGTTAGAAAATAATGCTACTATACATGTGTTAAATTCTGATGATTATCCAGATTTTCCAGAATATAAAGAAAACATTACTGATATAGGATCAATTACTCTTGATGATGATAAAGTTAATATAATTGGGAGAATTGCAAGATTAGGTCGTATAAATACTTTTAATGGCCGTAATGGTGAAGGTAAAGTAACTAATATTAAAATTCAAGATGCTACTGGTAGTATACAATACACTTTATGGAATAAAGATGTTGATTTAATTGATACTTTAAATCTTGAACAAGGTGATTCTGTTAAAATTTTAAATGCTAGTGTAGGAGAAAATAGAGACGAAATCACATTAACCCATAGAAATAGTAGAATTATTAAAGGAGATTTTGACATTCCTGAAGTTGAAATTTCTCCATTATTAAAAATTGGAGATGCTGAAGAAGTCAACGATGTAACTTTAATTGGTATAGTATCTAGAATTCAAGATGTTATCACTTTTACACGTAAAGATGGAAGTGATGGTTTTGTTCGTACTGTTGAGATAACCGATGACACTGGTTCTATTGGAGTAAGTCTTTGGGGTAATGATACTAAATTAGACCTTAAAAAAGGAGATATTCTAAAAATCGTTGGAGCTAATATTCAATATGATGATTATTCTTCTTCAGGATATAAAGTAAATACTACATGGGAAACTAGTATTACAATTAATCCAAAAGAACCTGCAGATTTAATTGAATTTTTAGAAGAAAATTATGCAGGTAGTTTTGGACCAATAAAAATAGAACAAGTTCAAAGCATTGATGAAGATGGTGAAGAAGTTGATATCTGTGGTCGTGTAATTACCATTGGAGATACTAGAGAATTCCAAAGGGATGATGGATCTATAGGTAAAGTAAAATCTGTTGATTTTGCTGATGAAACTGGATTGGTTAGTTTGTCATTATGGGATGAAAAATCTGAAGATGAATTAAATGTAGGTAGTGCTTATTTAATTGAAAATGCAAGGACTCGTTTAGGAATGTATGATATTCAATTGAATATTGGTAGAACATCAAGAATTATTAAATTAAATGATGAAGAATCTAAATATATTGCTTCACTTGATACTCTTGAAGAATTAATCTATGAACATAAAAATATTTCAGAATTAGATGAAGATGATCAAAATATTAAAGTTGTTGGAAGAATCTTATCTATTAATCCTATAAACAACTTTGTTAAAGCAGATGGTAGTGATGGTTCAGTTAGAAATATTGAAATTGGTGATAATACAGGTTCAATTCGTGTAGCTATATGGGGTCCTGATCCTGATTTTAAATTTAAAGTATCTGATCCTATTAAAATCATAAATCCACGTTTTAGCTTTAATAATGATGCATTAGAACTAAGTTTAAATGGTAATACTGGTATTTCAACTCCTACTGATAAAGAAATAAAAGCTTTACCATCATTTGAAGAATTACAAGATATTATTTATGTATCTAAAACACTTGATTCAGTTGAAGAGGATGATAAGAACATTAGAATTTCTGGTATGCTTATGAATCTCTCAGCGAATAATCTTTTACTTTCAAAATGTCCTACTTGTAGTAGTAGATTAAGTAAAGACGAAGATGGTTATTTCTGTGAATATTGTGGTGAAGAAGTTGATGAACCTAAATATACATTAATGCTTCCAGGTATGATTTCAGATGAAACTAGTGAAATGCAAATTACCTTCTTCGGTAAATTAGTAGAAGAACTACTTGAACTTAGTCAAGAAGAAATTGTTGATATTGTTTCAAAAGAAGGAGATATAGGTCCTTTAGAAGGTAAAGTTGAAAATCTTGAGGGAATGCAAATTGATTTAATTGCTGATGTAAGATTTAATGAATTTGATGAAGAACTTAGGTTAAATCCTAAAAAAATTATTTCTAAATCTTTTTAAATTATGAATAAAATTTATTATATGTGAGGAATTATTATGGTAGAATTAGAAGATTTACCAAATGTTGGTGAAAAAACTGCTCAAAAATTAAGAGATGCTGGTTTTGCTGATATGATGAGATTAGCAACAGCTACTGCTAAAGAATTATCTGTTAAAGCTGAAATTGGTGAAGGTGTTGCAGAAAAAGTCATTGAAGCAGCACGTAAATCTGAAAAAATTGACTTTGAAACAGCTTTTGATGTAATGGAGAGAAGGAAAAATGTTGGTCATATTACTGTTGGAAGTCAAGCTTTTGATGATTTAATTGGTGGTGGAGTTGAAACTCAATCAATTACTGAAGTTTTCGGTGAATTTGGATCAGGTAAAAGTCAAATTTCACATGAACTTGCTGTAACAGTCCAATTACCTGAAGAACAAGGTGGTTTAGATGGTGAATGTGTATATATTGATACAGAAAACACTTTTAGACCAGAACGTATTGAACAAATTGCTAATGGTTTTGGATTAGATGTAGAAGAAGTTTTACAAAAAATTCATGTAGCTCGTGCATTTAACTCTTCTCATCAAATATTAATGGCTGATAAAATTAATGAATTAATTCAACAAGGTAATCCTATTAAACTTGTAATTGTAGATTCATTAATGGCTCATTTTAGAGCAGAATATGTTGGAAGAGAATCTCTTGCAGTAAGACAACAAAAACTTAATCAACATTTACATGTACTTCAACAAATTGCTAATACTTATAATGTTGCTATATTCATTACAAACCAAGTACAAGCAAGACCTGATGCTTTCTTTGGAAGTCCAACTAAAGCAACTGGAGGACACGTTTTAGGACATGCATCAACTTATAGAATTTGGCTTAAAAAAGGTTTAGCAGGTAAAAGAATTGCTAGACTTGTTGATAGTCCTCATTTACCTGAAGGTGAATGTGTATTTAAAATCACTAATGATGGAGTTGTTGATTAAATATTTAATCATGAAATTTTAATTTTTTTTTAAAATTTCTATACTTTTAGTTTTAAATATTTTTTAATTGTCTAAGATTAAACTTAGTAATATATATAATTTTTGTATTTTTATAGGATTTTTTCTATATTTTTGTAAATATTGCTTATTTTTTCTAAATTTTTATAATATTTTTAATATTTTTTAAAAATATTTTTTTTAATTAATTTCTTTTAAAAATTCTTTATTTTTTATATTTAACTTTTAAATTTATTTATATATATTTATAATTTTTTAAAATCTTATTTTTAATATTTTATTTAGTTTAAACTATATTTAAATTATTTAAATGTTATTTTTTCTTATTTTATTTATAAGTTATCTTTATATACTCATAAAATAATATTTAATTATTTAACTAAATTTTACTTTTAATATTTTTAGTTAATGTAAATTTATAATTATTATTTAAGCTTTATAAAATTTTATTTTAAAATCTTATATTTCTTGATTTTATCTATTATTTTTTATAAGCGGTTATTTTTAATTTATTTATAGTTAGTGATAGAATGAGTCTAATAGAAACATTTATAGTTATTTTAATTATAATCTTTATAGGTTATATTGCTAAAAGGATTAATCTACTTGAAGTAAATAATGTAGATACCTTAAATAAAATTGTAATTAATATAGCTATGCCATGTTTAGTATTCTCATCATTATATACAACAAATACATCTTTATTTCCTAAGTTAGGTATGCTTCCTATTACAAATTTAATTGTTTGTGGATTAATTGCAGCAATTACTTATGGAATTTTATCTATTAAAAAAATAGATACTAAGAAAAAATGGAGTATTGTTTTAGTTGCTGCTATGGCAAATACAGGGTTCTTTGGTTATCCTTTATGTTTAGGAGTATTTGGTAATGATGGATTGATTAGAGCTATATTTTATGATGTAGGTACTACAATACTATTTATCTTATTTAACTTCTTATTCATTTTCATATTTGGTGGTAAACTTAAATCTGTTTTAAAAACAATTGCAACTTTCCCATTATTATGGGCTGTTGTTTTAGGTTTATTATTCAATGTTTTAAATATACAAATAGGTACTGTTGCTACTAATGTTTTAGATTATCTTAAAGCAGTTACTGTTCCTTTAATCATGTTATCATTAGGTTTATCTATTGATTTCAGAGGACTTAAGAAAAATTTAAATTGGGCAGCATTCACTTCTGTATTTAAACTTATAGTTGCTCCTATAATAGCAGTATTTGTTTTAAAACTTTTAGGAGTAAGTGGATTTGAATTCCAAATTGGTGTAATTGAAGCAACTATGCCACCTGCAATGTTAGCTTTAGCTCTTGCAATTAATTATGATCTTGATGTTCATATTGCGTCTGATTGTATTTTTGTTGATATGATTGTGAGTTTAATAATTTTACCTATTGTTATGTCAATTGTTTAAAATTTTAATAAAATTTTCAATTATTTAAATCTTATAATAATCTTTAATTTAAATTTTAATTATTTAAAATTTATAATTGGGATTTTATAAGTTTTTAATTAATTTATAGTTTGATATTTTTAATTGATTACTTTTTTTGCTCTTATTAAATAACTTAAATTTGATAAAATCTATTAGATTTTTAGTGGACTTAATTTAATTAATAATTTTTTTATATTTTATGTGAGATTTAATTATTTTAAATTAATAAATTTTCAATAGATACTATTGATTAAAATTCTATTTTTTAAGTTTTTTATTTAATTTTATTTACGTTCTTATTTTATCTTTTATTAAATATTAAGTTAGTAAAATTATTATTTTATATTTTTATCTTTATTTTTAACTTTAATTTAAATATAATCTTTTAAATACTCTTTATTTATCTTTATTTTTTAAAAATTTTTTTATTATATAAATACTTTACTTAATTTTAAAAATAGAAAGCTTTATTAATTGCAATGTTAAACATACATTTATCTAAGATTTTAATTTTTATAAAATATTAGATAATGTCACATACTTGTACAAGGTGATTTAATGGCAGAAGAAAAAAATAATGAAAACGAAGAATTAAGAATAGGAGTTTATGTCTGTCACTGTGGTGTAAACATTGCTGCAGCAGTAGATGTAGAAGCAGTTGCTGAATACGCAGGTACTTTACCTGATGTTGTAGTTGCTAAAGACTACAAATATATGTGTTCTGACCCTGGTCAATCTCTTATTCAAGAAGATATTAAAAAATATAACCTTAATAGGGTAGTAGTAGGTGCTTGTTCTCCAAGGCTTCACGAACCTACATTTAGAAGATGTGTAGAAGAAGCTGGATTAAACAGATACTTATTTGAATTTGCAAACTTAAGAGAACATGATTCTTGGGTACATATGAATGAACCTGAAGCTGCTACTGAAAAAGCTAAAGATTTAGTACGTATGGCTATTGCTAAAGCTAGATTATTACAACCTTTAACTCCTTCCTTAGTAGATGTAAATAACAATGCTCTTGTTATTGGTGGAGGAGTAACTGGTATTCAAACTGCTTTAGATTTAGGTGATATGGGATTCCATACTTATCTTGTTGAAAGAAATCCTACCATTGGTGGAAGGATGGCACAACTCGATAAAACTTTCCCTACATTAGATTGTTCTTTATGTATTCTCGCACCAAAAATGGTAGATTGTGGTAAACATGAAAACATTGAATTAATTACTTATGCTGAAGTAAAAGATGTTGATGGATACATTGGTAACTTCACTGTTACTGTAGAGAAAAAACCTAGATATGTAGATGAAAAATTATGTACTGGTTGTGGAGCTTGTTCTGAAGCTTGTCCTATCGAAATGCCTAACTACTTTGATGAAGGTATTGGTATGACTAAAGCTGCTTACATTCCATTCCCTCAAGCAGTTCCATTATGTGCTACTATTGATAAAGATTACTGTATTGGATGTAAACTTTGTGATGCAGCATGTGCTCCTGGAGCTATCGATCACGATCAAAAAGCTGAAGAAATTAAACTTGAAGTTGGTACTATTATCGCAACTACTGGTTACGATCCATACGACCCTTCAGGTAAATATGAATATGGTTACGGTAGATACTCTAATGTAATTACTGCTATGGAAATTGAAAGGATGATTAATGCATCAGGTCCTACTACTGGACATGTTGTTAAACCTTCTGATGGTAAAACTCCTAAACGTGTTGCATTTATCCACTGTGTTGGTTCAAGGGATGAACAAATTGGTAAACCATACTGTTCCAGGGTATGTTGTATGTACTCTATGAAAAATGCTCAATTATGTATTGATCACGAACCTGATACAGATGTAACTTGTTACTACATGGATATTCGTGCATTTGGTAAAGGATTTGAAGAGTTCTACAAAACATCACAAGAAAAATATGGTATTGAATTCTTAAGAGGTAGACCAGCAGAAATCATTGAAAACGATGATTTAACTTTAACTATTAGGGCAGAAGATACTTTACTTGGTAAAGTAACTGAATACACCTATGATTTAGTTGTATTATCTGTTGGTTTAGAAGCTCCTCATGGTGCTAACGAATTAAGACAAACCTTAGGAATTTCCAAATCTGCTGATGGATTCTATATGGAAGCTCACCCTAAATTAAGACCTGTTGATACTTTAACCGATGGTGTTTACATTGCTGGTGTAGCACAAGGTCCTAAAGATATTCCTGATTCTGTTGCTCAAGGTTCTGCAGCAGCAGGTCGTGCAGCAATTCCTATGGCACAAGGTAAAGTAGCAATTGAACCTATTACTGCTACTTCTGATGAATCTATTTGTGGTGCTTGTGAAGTATGTGTTGAACTTTGTCCATTTAGTGCAATTAGTATTGTTGGAGACGAAGGTCATAAACATGCTGAAATTAATGTAGCATTATGTAAAGGATGTGGTACCTGTGTAGGTGCATGTCCATCAGGTGCTATGGATCAAAACCACTTCAAAACAGATCAAATTATGGCACAAATCGATGCTGCTCTTGAAGATATGTAGATTTATTGGATTTTATCCAATATCTACTTTTTATCTTTTTTAACTAATTTTAAACTATTTTTATAAGATTTTAAGATTTTTAATAACTATATTTTATTTTAATTATTTTTATCTAAAATTTCTTAATTAAAATATAACTTTTTTTTTAAAATCATTTTTTAAATATAATTTTTAATGATTTTAGATAATTATTATATAATTTTAAAATTAGATGTAAACTAATTTTTAATGATTTTACATAATCATTATATAATTAAAAAATTAAATATAAATTATATAAAATTAATAATTTTAATTTTATTGAAATTTATTTTTTTTAATTTAATTGAGTTAAGTTTATTGACTTATGTTTGTTGATAATATTTATAGGTGTTAATTAATGTCTAATCAAGAAAATATTAGTAAATTCCAAAATTTTATGAAAGATCATAATGATTGGATGAGAAACAGTATTAACCTTATTGCTAGTGAAAATATTACTAGTACTGATGTTAAAACTGCAATGGTATCTGATTTGTCTCATAGGTATGCTGAAGGTAAATCTCATGAAAGATTGTATCAAGGATGTAAATACATTGATGATATTGAAGATTTAACTGTAGATTTAAGTAAAAAATTATTTGATGCTAAATATGTTGATGTAAGAACTATTTCAGGTGTAACTGCTAATTTAGCTACTTTCTTTGCTTTTGCTGATTATGGTGATAAGTTACAAGCTTTAGAAGTACCATTTGGAGGTCACATATCTC encodes the following:
- a CDS encoding undecaprenyl-phosphate glucose phosphotransferase, yielding MIKQNQRLLNGVLVLADVFVIVFSLFCAAFIRFKTTIFGPIGGHLGYESYALFLLVAILPVYLILYFSFGLYKPFRTHRSIFSEANEIIKVNILAFFVLITILFIINQPNFSRILMFLLVVFATIFGVFERSFVRLFLQHIRENDKNLKHILIVGDNELAYNFEKKIKENKYLGYKISGFLGRAENVGKDIDGIPIIGSFSDLDKILDNHNYDRVILAIPLKYYKHINELVNSCEKSGIKAEIIPAYTDYFPAKPSVDMIEDIPIINIRYVPLDDAFNKTIKKISDIIVAVIAIIITSPIMLATAIAIKLTSPGPIIFKQTRIGYQQEPFTMYKFRSMKVQNKDEEKSEWTTPDDPRKTKVGDFIRRTSIDELPQFFNVLKGDMSVVGPRPERPYFVDQFKEEIPKYMVKHQVRPGLTGWAQIHGCRGNTSIKKRIKYDIEYVENWHLGLDLAIMIKTVLKSNSNAY
- a CDS encoding glycosyltransferase family 2 protein, translating into MKVSIITPNYNGVKFLKDFFNSLLIEEDYIKEVIIIDNASNDGSIEYINNLSSNYPIDIKLIKNTRNLGFASAVNQGIKVAKSEYLYLLNNDVEITKDTIKNLLVKINLSNNIFSVSSKMIQFNNRNLIDDAGDEYTILAYTKKSGNNQDINNYTETREIFSSCAGAALYKKSIIEEIEYFDDNFFAYMEDVDLAYRAKINGYKNYFSPDSIVYHIGSGTTGSQYNEFKVKIAARNNIWLIYKNFPIPQKIVNFIFLLIGFTVKYLYFKKKGFGEIYLSGIKEGLNSRNNLEKTKFKSKNWKNYFKIEWELLKNTFLLIRK
- the radA gene encoding DNA repair and recombination protein RadA; translation: MVELEDLPNVGEKTAQKLRDAGFADMMRLATATAKELSVKAEIGEGVAEKVIEAARKSEKIDFETAFDVMERRKNVGHITVGSQAFDDLIGGGVETQSITEVFGEFGSGKSQISHELAVTVQLPEEQGGLDGECVYIDTENTFRPERIEQIANGFGLDVEEVLQKIHVARAFNSSHQILMADKINELIQQGNPIKLVIVDSLMAHFRAEYVGRESLAVRQQKLNQHLHVLQQIANTYNVAIFITNQVQARPDAFFGSPTKATGGHVLGHASTYRIWLKKGLAGKRIARLVDSPHLPEGECVFKITNDGVVD
- a CDS encoding AEC family transporter; the encoded protein is MSLIETFIVILIIIFIGYIAKRINLLEVNNVDTLNKIVINIAMPCLVFSSLYTTNTSLFPKLGMLPITNLIVCGLIAAITYGILSIKKIDTKKKWSIVLVAAMANTGFFGYPLCLGVFGNDGLIRAIFYDVGTTILFILFNFLFIFIFGGKLKSVLKTIATFPLLWAVVLGLLFNVLNIQIGTVATNVLDYLKAVTVPLIMLSLGLSIDFRGLKKNLNWAAFTSVFKLIVAPIIAVFVLKLLGVSGFEFQIGVIEATMPPAMLALALAINYDLDVHIASDCIFVDMIVSLIILPIVMSIV
- a CDS encoding glycosyltransferase family 2 protein; translated protein: MDLSIIIVNYKTFEITKNAINSVLDSNINYNYDIYLVDNASNDGSIERLKSYYSNEDRIKFIVSDINGGFAYANNLALSKTNSDYVLLLNSDTLIKKDTLQLSMDYIKSHNDVGALGVKVLLNDNTLDKACRRSFPNPTNSFFRLFHIPVKNDDLNNYNLDNLDDNGIYDIDCLTGAFMLINFKVLNKIGFLDESFFMYGEDIDLCYRIKEAGYKIIYYGKTSITHFKGSSSKKQKSKLVYEFYRAMYIFYSKHYTKKYNHLLNILVYIGIAILCFLKLIINFFKR
- a CDS encoding OB-fold nucleic acid binding domain-containing protein, whose protein sequence is MDEEIQKEYEKIKDKISEEDFLKLLEEKKESYGDVDFMDDIDIARLITGEYITESVESKTDGVINKLEDLEAGQDHISVIGKVMSISNQKSFKTRKGNAGKLCNISIADDTAKIRVTFWTNNIPLLNNFNEGDVIQINNVQVKEGFNKNIEIQLENNATIHVLNSDDYPDFPEYKENITDIGSITLDDDKVNIIGRIARLGRINTFNGRNGEGKVTNIKIQDATGSIQYTLWNKDVDLIDTLNLEQGDSVKILNASVGENRDEITLTHRNSRIIKGDFDIPEVEISPLLKIGDAEEVNDVTLIGIVSRIQDVITFTRKDGSDGFVRTVEITDDTGSIGVSLWGNDTKLDLKKGDILKIVGANIQYDDYSSSGYKVNTTWETSITINPKEPADLIEFLEENYAGSFGPIKIEQVQSIDEDGEEVDICGRVITIGDTREFQRDDGSIGKVKSVDFADETGLVSLSLWDEKSEDELNVGSAYLIENARTRLGMYDIQLNIGRTSRIIKLNDEESKYIASLDTLEELIYEHKNISELDEDDQNIKVVGRILSINPINNFVKADGSDGSVRNIEIGDNTGSIRVAIWGPDPDFKFKVSDPIKIINPRFSFNNDALELSLNGNTGISTPTDKEIKALPSFEELQDIIYVSKTLDSVEEDDKNIRISGMLMNLSANNLLLSKCPTCSSRLSKDEDGYFCEYCGEEVDEPKYTLMLPGMISDETSEMQITFFGKLVEELLELSQEEIVDIVSKEGDIGPLEGKVENLEGMQIDLIADVRFNEFDEELRLNPKKIISKSF